A window of the Fibrobacter sp. UWH6 genome harbors these coding sequences:
- a CDS encoding outer membrane beta-barrel protein, with the protein MKTLFTKMLLIAGLAASAALAQESPAKKGHDAGVGVRVAFDYDMMYGFEEPDDDFTDDPTGFGFEAGLTARVEMVNNLYFVPEVDFNYSSTNHSAGRNERTYSSMNLEIPLMFRGVVAERFYVNAGAQLNLRLASNVDAPTYHTDPITHKEVKEEMDDFEQGAFSFGIVAGGGVFVMDQVSIDLRFYMGMSELFPDADYIGGGFSNMDEIKHPSSIDMAGAKMMSIKLGVNFWFI; encoded by the coding sequence ATGAAAACTTTATTTACAAAGATGTTATTGATCGCAGGCCTCGCCGCCTCTGCAGCCCTCGCCCAGGAATCCCCCGCAAAGAAGGGTCATGATGCAGGCGTTGGCGTTCGTGTCGCTTTTGATTACGACATGATGTACGGTTTTGAAGAACCGGATGACGACTTCACTGACGACCCCACAGGCTTCGGTTTTGAAGCGGGTCTTACCGCACGCGTTGAAATGGTAAACAATCTGTACTTCGTTCCGGAAGTGGACTTCAATTACAGCAGCACAAACCACAGCGCAGGCCGAAATGAAAGAACCTACTCCAGCATGAATCTGGAAATCCCCCTGATGTTCCGCGGCGTTGTAGCAGAACGTTTCTACGTGAATGCAGGTGCCCAGCTGAATCTCCGTCTCGCCAGCAACGTAGATGCCCCCACATACCACACCGACCCGATTACCCACAAGGAAGTCAAGGAAGAAATGGATGACTTCGAACAGGGAGCTTTCAGCTTCGGCATTGTGGCCGGTGGAGGAGTTTTCGTAATGGACCAGGTTAGCATTGATTTGCGTTTCTACATGGGCATGTCCGAACTGTTCCCCGACGCCGATTACATCGGCGGTGGATTCAGCAACATGGATGAAATCAAGCACCCGTCTTCCATCGATATGGCTGGTGCAAAGATGATGAGCATCAAGCTCGGCGTTAACTTCTGGTTCATCTAA